The Candidatus Rokuibacteriota bacterium DNA segment CGGGCTCTACTCCGTCGGCCGTTTCATCACCGAGGCTCTCCGGACCGACGCGCTCATGCTCGGGCCTCTTCGGGTGGCACAGCTGGCCAGCGTCGTCGGCGTGGCGCTCGCGCTCGTGGGCGTCCCGCTGCTTCTGCGTCGGGCCCGCGCCGCCGCCTGACGCCGTGCACTTCGTCTTTCTCGGCAGCTCGGGGGCCATCCCCGGGCGGAACCGCGACACGACATCCCTCGTCTTCGTCAGTGAGCGCGACGCCGTCCTCGTGGACTGCGGCGGCAGTCCGGCCCAGAAGCTCATGCTGGCGGGGACGGACCCGCGCGCCCTGAGCCGCGTGGTGATCACCCACATCCATCCCGACCACGCCTACGGGCTGCCTTCCCTCGTCCAGACGCTCTTCCTGTTGGGCCGGACGACGCCGCTGCACCTTGCGTGCCGCGAAGAGCACGAGGCGCCGCTCCGCGCGCTGCTGGGCCTCTTTGGGCTGCTGGAGCGCCCGGGGCTATTCCCCGTCGTGTGGGAGCCGGTGCCTCCGCGGGAGGGGTTCACTATCGGTACGCCGGGAGACTTCGCGATCACGGCGTCGCCGAATGCCCACGGCGGCATGCCGAACATGGCGCTGCGCTTCGAGGCGCCCGGCGGGCCCGCCGTCGTCTACTCCTCCGATACCGAGCCCTGCGCCGCCGTTGAAGCGCTCGCGCGCGGCGCCCACACGCTCATCCACGAGGCGACGTTCTCAGAGCGGCGGCCGCGCGGCATCGGCGCGCACTCCACGGCCGCCCAGGCCGGGGAGATTGCGGCTCGGGCGGGCGTGACGCGGCTCATCCTCGCCCACATCGATGCCGGCCTCCACGGCGAGCTCGACGCGCTCCGAGAGGAGGCGCGCGCCAGGTTCTCCGGCGAGGTGGAGATCGCCCGGGAACTCGTGCCGTACCCGCTGTGACGCCGCGCATCGTCCGCGCCCAGGCGGTGCAGGCGCGGCTCCGCTCCCGCGTCCGAGCCAGCGGCGGGCCCCGGCGCGTGAGGCTCGTGGCGGGGGCCGATCTGGCTTATCGCGGCGACGGATCGCGCGCGTGGGCCGCCGTCGTCCTCTGGTCGCCCCGCGACGGCGCCGTCGTCGAGACCGTCACTGCGGCCGGTCGCCCGCGCTTCCCGTACGTACCCGGCTATCTCTCCTTCCGCGAGGGGCCGCTGCTCCTGCGTGCCTTCGGGCGCCTCCGGCACAGGCCCGATCTCGTCCTCTTCGACGGGCAGGGCATCGCGCACCCGCGCGGGATCGGTCTCGCCTCGCACTTGGGCGTGCTGCTCGACCTTCCGAGCGTCGGCTGCGCCAAGTCGCGTCTGGTCGGAGAACACGACGAGCCCGGGCCGCGGCGCGGCGACTGGACGCCGCTCGTGCTCGCGGGTTGTCAGGTAGGGGCGGTGGTGCGCACGCGGGACGGCGTCAAGCCGCTCTGGATCTCGCCCGGCCACCGCATCGGCGTCCGCCAAGCCATCAGATGGACGCTCGCCTGCTGCCGCACGCGCGTGCCCGAGCCGATCCGCCTGGCCGAGCAGGTCGTCAACCGTCTCAAAGCCGGCTGGCGCCTCAAGGCCGGCCGGTGATCGCCTACGGGAGCAGGGACGGACGGGCGCAGCTCTACCAGGGCGACAGCCGCGATCTCTCGCCGGTCCCGACGGCGAGCGTGGGCGTCATCCTTACGTCACCGCCCTACTGGATCGCAGACAGCGGCCGCGCCGCCGCCGACCGCTACGCGCGAAGCCTGGCCGTCGGCTTCGGCCGCGAGTGGCGTCGGGTGCTGGCACCCGGCGGCGACCTCTGGCTCGTCCTTGGTGACCGCCACGACGGCCGCGAGTGGGTGGGCTTCGACGGGCTGGTGACCGCATCGCTCAGGCGCACGGGCTGGCGGCTCCAGTCCAAGGGAATCTGGGTGCAGACGCGCCCGCGCGAGCGCTGGGACAACCGCATCAACTACCTGCTGCGCTTCCGCAAAGCCGGGAGCCGCGTGCGTCCGACGGGCGCCACGCTCTGCTGGATGCTGCCGCTGCCGCGCACGCACCCGGAGAGCATCTGGGACGCCACGCCCGAGCCCGTGCTGCGCGCGCTGCTTCTGGCGAGCCGGAAGCGCGGGGCGGTGCTGGACCCATTCTGCGGCGCGGGGACGGTGGGGCGCGTGGCGCTCGGCCTCGGCCGCGAGTGGATCGGCGTCGAGCGCGACCCGCGCATGGCGCGCCTCACCGCGCGACGGCTCAAGCTCGTCCGCGCGCGCTGACTCCGGCTGCCGGGGTCAGGTCTTGACACCCGGGGTCTGACACCCGGACACCCGGGGTCAGGTCTTGCAATCCGACATCAGGCCACTGCAGATGAACGCTCGCCGCCGCGGAGTCCGGCGGGCAATGTA contains these protein-coding regions:
- a CDS encoding MBL fold metallo-hydrolase — encoded protein: MHFVFLGSSGAIPGRNRDTTSLVFVSERDAVLVDCGGSPAQKLMLAGTDPRALSRVVITHIHPDHAYGLPSLVQTLFLLGRTTPLHLACREEHEAPLRALLGLFGLLERPGLFPVVWEPVPPREGFTIGTPGDFAITASPNAHGGMPNMALRFEAPGGPAVVYSSDTEPCAAVEALARGAHTLIHEATFSERRPRGIGAHSTAAQAGEIAARAGVTRLILAHIDAGLHGELDALREEARARFSGEVEIARELVPYPL
- a CDS encoding endonuclease V; this encodes MTPRIVRAQAVQARLRSRVRASGGPRRVRLVAGADLAYRGDGSRAWAAVVLWSPRDGAVVETVTAAGRPRFPYVPGYLSFREGPLLLRAFGRLRHRPDLVLFDGQGIAHPRGIGLASHLGVLLDLPSVGCAKSRLVGEHDEPGPRRGDWTPLVLAGCQVGAVVRTRDGVKPLWISPGHRIGVRQAIRWTLACCRTRVPEPIRLAEQVVNRLKAGWRLKAGR
- a CDS encoding site-specific DNA-methyltransferase, whose product is MIAYGSRDGRAQLYQGDSRDLSPVPTASVGVILTSPPYWIADSGRAAADRYARSLAVGFGREWRRVLAPGGDLWLVLGDRHDGREWVGFDGLVTASLRRTGWRLQSKGIWVQTRPRERWDNRINYLLRFRKAGSRVRPTGATLCWMLPLPRTHPESIWDATPEPVLRALLLASRKRGAVLDPFCGAGTVGRVALGLGREWIGVERDPRMARLTARRLKLVRAR